The Phycisphaerales bacterium AB-hyl4 genome has a window encoding:
- a CDS encoding DUF6537 domain-containing protein, producing MKVDPRFIQDVGPAIFTGTELLVKGALETIGGVHLLTGYPGSPVAGFFDTTQKIAPLLSAHGIVGKMASNEALSVAMVNGAQMIEARAITCFKSVGLHVASDALALGVLAGTRGDSGGLIICGDDPWSDSTQVPADSRYMAETVRMPIIEPCCPQEVKDWIDLAFKLGQAGKIYIGYSMTVTTADGGGTVHCRPNQYPVVNEQQKKTLSYTKDIEPNLDQTVLLPPRSWQREIGMDERHNAVKEAARKLGINRIVNKPHKGETAPMGFIAYGVGYAYLAHALEEMGLAGRLPILKLGMAYPVDEQLVAEFAQQCKQIVVVEERRGFVERQVVEALHSLRQSGTMDVEVYGKKFPNGLPGIPSTRGLNPSLLIERLVPLLRDHTGLPSEMTNGNLSRQVERIEATGKVDINLPLRTPTFCPGCPHRDSSSVLLELRQDLLDPEYMLRVHKRKPVDLVAHGDTGCYTMLMFEPTKPLMHNYSGMGLGGATGMGVDPFIDNKQLVFMGDGTFYHSGQVAISQSIYNGQDITYIILDNKTTAMTGHQGHAGVELDLTGKVMNPLDIERIVKGMVPSHLKRDVRIVRISPEDRDRYRKMMEQTLLADGVKIVIADKECGITYNRRAKRAEREVVRQKGYVPKKTHMNVSTEVCEFCLECTNQTGCPGLKVVDTDYGPKIQTDFSWCVNDGACQRIHACPSFEEVTILRKQPERMGDEHVRLSDLPEPARPIHADQDTWRCYLTGVGGMGIGTATSILVLAGHEMGYEVQFVDKKGLAIRNGGVFSQLVYSRQQSTDANGQNANGNGAANAKHESRNPKLTTALIPYGKADLLIGVDLLEAARALDPRQPYRVASVDHTTAVVNTAKTPTILTLMGRDDFKIADLEKAIRKHTKAQQYVSFNVGDLCERVLDTKLYANIMMLGIAFQKGYLPLKQEAIEKAIRTITRDQADRNIRAFNIGRKIAVRPDLFVVEHQHEVESARKCLRRKVNTLRAWYGGKRGERIARQYRVLMRRTFRATRGMRVDDEMMRDVIIRAYDCVIWGGIDYARQYCHRLVEVFHKDSHEHDYAVTRAVVWNLAKVMLIKDEVYVAAMLTSPEKYRKDRRRFNVNPERGDRILYKHHNRPEFEIFGRTVRFEWKSRDWQLRLMSGCSFLRKVLPQWHARERAFRDWYIDLVDRLAWDGQRDYHRWVAVMSTPASATGYREVRYPKMEAAKRRAEQLLAMDPETFDPADLPAPRNHDGSIRLPVLSGAA from the coding sequence ATGAAAGTTGATCCACGCTTTATTCAGGACGTGGGGCCGGCCATCTTCACCGGCACCGAGTTGCTGGTGAAAGGTGCGCTCGAAACCATCGGCGGCGTCCACCTGCTCACCGGTTATCCCGGCTCGCCTGTCGCAGGCTTCTTCGACACCACGCAGAAGATCGCACCGCTCCTGTCCGCGCATGGCATCGTCGGCAAGATGGCGTCGAACGAAGCCCTCTCCGTTGCCATGGTCAACGGCGCGCAAATGATCGAGGCCCGCGCAATCACCTGCTTCAAGTCCGTCGGCCTGCATGTGGCTTCCGATGCGCTGGCGCTGGGCGTGCTCGCGGGCACGCGCGGCGACTCCGGAGGGCTGATCATCTGCGGCGACGACCCGTGGTCCGACTCGACACAAGTGCCCGCCGACTCGCGCTACATGGCCGAGACCGTGCGGATGCCGATCATCGAGCCCTGCTGCCCGCAGGAAGTCAAAGACTGGATCGACCTCGCCTTCAAACTCGGGCAGGCGGGCAAGATCTACATCGGCTACTCGATGACCGTCACCACCGCCGACGGCGGCGGGACCGTGCACTGTCGGCCGAACCAGTACCCGGTCGTTAACGAACAGCAGAAAAAGACGCTCTCTTACACGAAGGACATCGAGCCGAACCTCGACCAGACCGTGCTGTTGCCGCCGCGTTCGTGGCAGCGCGAAATCGGCATGGACGAGCGTCACAATGCGGTGAAGGAAGCGGCCCGCAAGCTGGGCATCAACCGCATCGTCAACAAGCCGCACAAGGGCGAAACCGCACCGATGGGCTTCATCGCCTATGGCGTGGGCTACGCCTACCTCGCGCATGCGCTGGAGGAGATGGGCCTCGCCGGTCGGCTGCCGATCCTCAAACTCGGCATGGCGTACCCGGTGGACGAGCAACTCGTCGCCGAGTTCGCCCAGCAATGCAAGCAGATTGTTGTCGTCGAAGAGCGTCGCGGCTTCGTTGAACGCCAGGTGGTCGAAGCGCTGCACAGCCTTCGCCAGTCGGGAACGATGGACGTTGAGGTCTATGGCAAGAAATTCCCCAACGGCTTGCCGGGCATTCCGAGCACGCGCGGGCTGAACCCGTCGCTGCTGATTGAACGCCTCGTTCCGCTGCTGCGTGATCACACCGGCCTGCCCAGCGAGATGACCAACGGCAACCTCAGCCGACAGGTCGAGCGCATCGAAGCGACCGGCAAGGTGGACATCAACCTGCCGCTGCGCACGCCGACGTTCTGCCCCGGCTGCCCTCACCGCGACTCGTCGAGCGTGTTGCTGGAACTGCGGCAGGACCTGCTCGACCCGGAATACATGCTGCGCGTGCACAAGCGCAAGCCGGTCGATCTGGTGGCGCATGGCGACACGGGTTGTTACACGATGCTGATGTTCGAGCCGACCAAGCCGCTGATGCACAACTACAGCGGCATGGGCCTCGGCGGGGCGACCGGCATGGGCGTCGACCCGTTTATCGACAACAAGCAGCTTGTGTTCATGGGGGACGGCACGTTCTATCACTCGGGCCAGGTCGCCATCAGCCAGTCGATCTACAACGGCCAGGACATCACCTACATCATCCTGGACAACAAGACGACCGCGATGACCGGCCATCAGGGCCACGCCGGCGTCGAACTCGACCTCACCGGCAAGGTGATGAACCCGCTGGACATCGAGCGAATCGTCAAGGGCATGGTGCCCAGTCATCTGAAGCGGGATGTTCGCATTGTCCGCATCAGCCCGGAGGATCGCGACCGTTATCGCAAGATGATGGAGCAGACGCTGCTCGCCGACGGGGTGAAGATCGTGATCGCCGACAAGGAATGCGGCATCACGTACAACCGCCGGGCGAAGCGTGCCGAGCGTGAGGTCGTGCGTCAGAAGGGCTACGTGCCGAAGAAGACGCACATGAACGTGTCGACGGAGGTCTGCGAGTTCTGCCTTGAGTGCACGAACCAGACGGGCTGTCCGGGCTTGAAGGTGGTTGACACGGACTATGGGCCGAAGATTCAGACCGACTTTTCGTGGTGTGTGAACGACGGCGCGTGCCAACGGATTCACGCGTGCCCGAGTTTTGAGGAGGTGACGATCCTCCGCAAACAGCCGGAGCGCATGGGCGACGAGCACGTTCGCCTCAGCGACTTGCCCGAGCCGGCCCGCCCGATTCACGCGGACCAGGACACGTGGCGATGCTACCTCACCGGCGTCGGCGGCATGGGCATCGGCACGGCCACGAGCATCCTCGTCCTCGCCGGCCACGAGATGGGCTATGAAGTCCAGTTCGTCGACAAGAAGGGCTTGGCCATCCGCAACGGCGGCGTGTTCAGCCAACTCGTCTACAGCAGACAGCAGTCGACCGATGCCAACGGTCAAAACGCCAACGGCAACGGCGCTGCCAACGCGAAACATGAATCGCGAAATCCGAAACTCACCACCGCGTTGATTCCCTACGGCAAGGCGGACCTGCTCATCGGCGTTGATCTGCTCGAAGCCGCTCGCGCGCTGGACCCGCGCCAGCCGTACCGCGTCGCGTCGGTCGATCACACGACAGCCGTGGTCAACACCGCCAAGACGCCGACCATTCTCACGCTCATGGGGCGAGATGACTTCAAGATCGCCGACCTTGAGAAGGCCATCCGCAAGCACACCAAGGCGCAGCAGTACGTGTCGTTCAACGTCGGCGACCTTTGCGAGCGTGTGCTGGATACCAAGCTATATGCCAACATCATGATGCTTGGCATTGCGTTCCAGAAGGGCTACCTGCCGTTGAAGCAGGAAGCGATCGAGAAGGCGATCCGCACGATCACGCGCGACCAGGCCGACCGGAATATCCGTGCCTTTAACATCGGCCGCAAGATCGCCGTGCGACCCGACCTGTTCGTGGTGGAGCATCAGCACGAGGTGGAGTCGGCCCGCAAGTGTCTCCGCCGCAAGGTCAACACGCTGCGTGCGTGGTATGGCGGGAAGCGCGGCGAGCGCATTGCCCGGCAGTATCGCGTGCTCATGCGTCGCACCTTCCGCGCGACGCGCGGCATGCGCGTTGACGACGAGATGATGCGCGACGTGATCATCCGCGCCTACGACTGCGTGATCTGGGGCGGCATCGACTACGCGAGGCAGTATTGTCATCGTCTCGTTGAAGTCTTTCACAAGGATTCACACGAGCATGACTATGCCGTGACGCGGGCGGTGGTGTGGAATCTCGCGAAGGTGATGTTGATCAAGGACGAGGTTTATGTCGCGGCGATGCTGACCTCGCCGGAGAAATACCGGAAGGATCGTCGGCGGTTCAATGTGAACCCCGAGCGTGGCGATCGGATTTTGTACAAGCATCACAATCGGCCGGAGTTTGAAATCTTCGGCCGTACGGTCCGCTTCGAGTGGAAGAGCCGTGACTGGCAACTCCGGTTGATGTCCGGCTGCTCGTTCCTGCGCAAGGTGCTGCCGCAATGGCACGCTCGCGAGCGCGCGTTCCGCGACTGGTATATCGATCTGGTCGACCGCCTCGCGTGGGACGGCCAGCGTGATTACCATCGCTGGGTGGCGGTGATGAGCACGCCTGCAAGCGCGACCGGCTATCGCGAGGTGCGCTACCCGAAGATGGAGGCGGCCAAGCGACGGGCCGAGCAATTGCTCGCGATGGACCCTGAGACGTTCGACCCTGCCGACCTGCCGGCGCCGCGCAATCACGACGGCTCGATTCGGCTGCCCGTGCTCAGCGGCGCGGCATGA
- a CDS encoding NifU N-terminal domain-containing protein: MFGRLKITVEETPNPNARKFNLNCAVTNGERRSYTHVDQAAGDELALQLFAIEHVVGVMLLGDFCTVNKSDAGRWTTLSPKVRRVLKAAMKQKV, encoded by the coding sequence ATGTTCGGCCGGCTGAAGATCACGGTGGAGGAGACGCCGAACCCCAACGCGCGAAAGTTCAACCTGAACTGCGCGGTGACGAATGGCGAACGGCGAAGCTATACACATGTCGACCAGGCGGCGGGGGACGAACTGGCGTTGCAACTGTTTGCGATCGAGCATGTGGTCGGGGTGATGTTGCTGGGCGATTTCTGCACGGTGAATAAGTCGGACGCGGGGCGGTGGACGACACTGTCGCCGAAGGTTCGGCGGGTGCTCAAGGCGGCGATGAAGCAGAAGGTGTGA
- a CDS encoding SPASM domain-containing protein translates to MPPIALIVTDTKRSRLGHRARLGDVLGDANVLTHTLRRAATLSGVSRLVLVHPAGQAAAVAGLIAAERFDKPVQLFETPSEMMPTSDARWVAARRWAPTAWRGGLGGATAFDEVLPAAPLVAAMDEHNAESAVLLRAEWCLFEPAYAEGQLARHCEDPAAYKLTFSQAPPGLSCVVAHREALERLVSSQGSFGTGLTYQPRRPQGDPIGRDLNHAIPHTVRDMNRRFVYDTPRSVDLIRAIADQLGDDFASASAVTVTDAARAIEAEQRDWRWRRLPQQVALELTPSRAVAGPITPRHYVTFDRPNLDAGLAQRIVSQLGDEQTAGDVALRLGGIGDALLHPQWDEIIIAAHEAGVMSIGVDTDLLCDEATLDRLHELPIDLLTVRLNADRAATYEAVMGEARFKQVTDNLQYLFDARRQRLDEGKSAVRWIVPRMVKTAETLPDMESFFDRWMMVEGHAIIEPAQSGCGLMPEQSPVVMTPPRREACRQLGGRMTILSDGRVALCDQDWQGQAAVGEAQTTPLLELWRRLAEPAEQHAAGRFEVLDPCSRCREWHRP, encoded by the coding sequence ATGCCGCCGATTGCTTTGATTGTGACTGATACGAAGCGAAGCCGACTTGGGCACCGGGCCCGGCTGGGTGATGTGCTGGGCGATGCGAACGTGTTGACGCACACGCTGCGGCGGGCGGCGACGCTGTCGGGCGTCAGTCGGTTGGTGCTCGTGCACCCGGCGGGGCAGGCAGCGGCGGTGGCGGGGCTGATCGCGGCGGAACGCTTCGACAAGCCGGTGCAACTGTTCGAGACGCCGAGCGAAATGATGCCGACGAGCGACGCGCGTTGGGTCGCGGCGCGGCGGTGGGCGCCGACGGCATGGCGCGGCGGCCTCGGCGGGGCGACGGCGTTCGATGAAGTATTGCCCGCGGCGCCGCTGGTGGCGGCGATGGATGAGCACAACGCCGAGTCGGCAGTGCTGCTGCGGGCGGAGTGGTGTCTGTTTGAGCCGGCGTACGCCGAGGGGCAACTGGCTCGGCATTGTGAAGACCCGGCAGCGTACAAGCTCACGTTTTCGCAGGCACCGCCGGGCCTGTCCTGTGTGGTGGCGCATCGCGAGGCGTTGGAGCGGTTGGTCAGCTCGCAGGGGAGTTTCGGCACGGGGTTGACGTATCAGCCCAGGCGGCCGCAGGGCGATCCGATCGGGCGGGACTTGAATCATGCGATCCCGCACACGGTGCGCGATATGAATCGGCGGTTTGTGTATGACACGCCGCGGAGTGTGGATCTGATCCGCGCGATCGCCGACCAGCTGGGCGATGACTTCGCGTCGGCCAGCGCGGTGACGGTGACGGACGCGGCGCGGGCGATCGAGGCGGAGCAGCGCGACTGGCGTTGGCGTCGCCTGCCGCAGCAGGTGGCGTTGGAGCTGACGCCGAGCCGAGCGGTCGCCGGGCCGATCACGCCGCGGCATTATGTGACCTTCGATCGGCCGAACCTGGACGCGGGCCTGGCGCAGCGGATCGTTTCCCAACTCGGCGACGAGCAGACGGCCGGCGACGTGGCGCTGCGGCTGGGCGGGATCGGCGATGCGCTGTTGCATCCGCAGTGGGACGAGATCATCATCGCGGCGCACGAGGCGGGCGTGATGAGCATTGGCGTGGACACCGACCTGCTTTGCGATGAGGCAACGCTTGATCGGCTGCACGAGTTGCCCATCGACCTGTTGACCGTTCGGCTGAACGCCGACCGCGCTGCGACGTATGAGGCGGTCATGGGTGAGGCCCGCTTCAAGCAGGTGACGGACAACCTGCAATATCTCTTTGACGCACGTCGGCAACGGCTTGACGAAGGCAAGTCGGCGGTGCGGTGGATCGTGCCGCGCATGGTGAAGACAGCCGAGACGCTGCCGGACATGGAAAGCTTTTTCGATCGTTGGATGATGGTGGAAGGACACGCGATCATCGAGCCGGCGCAGTCGGGCTGTGGGTTGATGCCGGAGCAGAGCCCGGTGGTGATGACGCCGCCGCGTCGCGAGGCCTGCCGACAGCTGGGCGGGCGGATGACGATTTTAAGCGATGGCCGGGTGGCCTTGTGTGATCAGGACTGGCAGGGCCAGGCCGCGGTGGGTGAGGCACAGACGACGCCGTTGCTCGAGCTCTGGCGGCGGTTGGCCGAGCCTGCCGAGCAACATGCGGCGGGGCGGTTTGAGGTGTTGGACCCGTGCTCGCGTTGTCGGGAGTGGCATCGGCCGTAG
- a CDS encoding motility associated factor glycosyltransferase family protein, with protein MAEARDMLSANLAALRRSDAELAERLAAAEPTSLAWQASKAGPWTATLEHDGRAMWLASRFDPEKEAMKLVGSLDYSETAAVVALGMGVGHHVLALAEATRDRTLLIVFEPSVPLLRAVLEKVDHTSWLGAKNVLLVAGEVEPSAFMKKTEPYAAVMTQGTKLVVHPPTRQRDPEAIKVFSHTVTESLAYFRTNVATALVNSARTCQNLAWNLGLYHAGETIDDLENAAKGCPAICVAAGPSLVRNVHLLLDPDVRRKVVVIAVQTALKPLLDRGIRPDFVTALDYAAVSKRFYDGLPDLPDVTLVAEPKAHANILDSFPGPVRVIGSSFNDNLLGPLARSRKGLPSGATVAHLSFYLAQYLGCDPIAFIGQDLGFSDGLYYCPGTAVHQVWSSELSPINTLEMMEWQRVVQGKATIRRMVDVNGQPIFANEQMLTYLKQFERDFANAEQTVIDATEGGVAKRHTQRMPLAEVLQTYATQPVPTLPEPAAQLDIDRLQSLLALLQRRVREVHEVRQTCRRTVPLLKQIIEHQRDRARVDNLFARLNKQKRRLDTELKDAFQLVNTLNTVGAYRRARADRAIAAAGDDGYERQVRQLERDMDNVEWMQDACDEVLRILHESAERVQSQLAAHRAARVG; from the coding sequence ATGGCTGAAGCGCGTGACATGTTGTCGGCGAATCTGGCGGCGCTTCGGCGGTCGGACGCGGAACTGGCGGAGCGGTTGGCGGCAGCCGAGCCGACGTCGTTGGCGTGGCAGGCGAGCAAGGCCGGCCCCTGGACGGCGACGCTGGAGCACGACGGCCGGGCGATGTGGCTGGCCAGCCGGTTCGACCCTGAGAAAGAGGCGATGAAGCTGGTCGGCTCGCTGGATTACAGCGAGACGGCGGCGGTCGTCGCGCTTGGCATGGGCGTGGGGCATCATGTGCTGGCGCTCGCGGAGGCGACGCGCGACCGGACGTTGTTGATCGTGTTCGAGCCGAGCGTGCCGCTGCTGCGGGCGGTGCTGGAAAAGGTTGATCACACGAGTTGGCTGGGGGCGAAGAATGTCTTGCTGGTAGCGGGCGAGGTTGAGCCGTCGGCGTTCATGAAAAAGACCGAGCCATACGCGGCGGTGATGACGCAGGGCACGAAGCTGGTGGTTCATCCGCCGACGCGGCAGCGCGACCCGGAAGCGATCAAGGTCTTCAGCCACACCGTGACCGAATCGTTGGCGTACTTCCGCACGAACGTCGCGACGGCGCTGGTGAACTCGGCGCGAACGTGCCAGAACCTGGCTTGGAACCTTGGGCTGTACCACGCGGGCGAGACGATTGACGACTTGGAAAATGCGGCGAAAGGTTGCCCGGCGATCTGCGTCGCGGCGGGGCCGAGCCTGGTGCGCAACGTGCATCTGCTGCTTGATCCGGACGTGCGGCGGAAGGTGGTGGTGATCGCGGTGCAGACGGCGCTCAAGCCGTTGCTGGATCGCGGTATTCGGCCGGACTTCGTCACGGCGCTGGATTACGCCGCGGTGAGCAAGCGTTTTTATGACGGCTTGCCGGACTTGCCAGACGTGACGCTGGTGGCGGAGCCGAAGGCGCACGCAAACATTCTCGACAGCTTTCCGGGGCCGGTGCGCGTGATCGGCAGCAGTTTCAATGACAATCTGCTTGGCCCGCTGGCCCGCTCGCGCAAGGGTTTGCCCAGTGGGGCGACGGTGGCGCATCTGTCGTTTTATTTGGCGCAATACCTCGGCTGCGATCCGATCGCGTTCATCGGGCAGGACCTTGGTTTCTCCGATGGGCTTTACTACTGCCCCGGCACGGCGGTGCATCAGGTCTGGTCGTCGGAGCTTTCGCCGATCAACACGCTGGAGATGATGGAGTGGCAGCGCGTCGTGCAGGGCAAGGCGACGATTCGGCGGATGGTGGACGTCAACGGCCAGCCGATCTTCGCCAACGAGCAGATGCTGACATACCTCAAGCAGTTCGAGCGTGACTTCGCCAACGCCGAGCAGACCGTGATTGATGCGACCGAGGGCGGCGTGGCGAAACGGCACACGCAGCGAATGCCGTTGGCGGAGGTGTTGCAGACGTATGCGACTCAGCCCGTGCCGACGCTGCCCGAGCCGGCGGCGCAGTTGGATATCGATCGGCTACAGTCGCTGCTGGCGCTGCTGCAGCGTCGCGTCCGCGAGGTGCACGAGGTCCGGCAGACGTGTCGGCGGACGGTCCCGCTGCTGAAACAGATCATCGAACATCAGCGCGATCGAGCGCGCGTCGACAACCTGTTCGCTCGGCTGAACAAGCAGAAGCGTCGGCTGGACACGGAACTGAAAGACGCGTTTCAACTGGTCAACACGCTGAACACGGTGGGGGCCTACCGGCGGGCGCGGGCGGATCGCGCGATCGCGGCGGCGGGTGATGATGGCTACGAGCGGCAGGTTCGGCAACTGGAACGCGACATGGACAACGTCGAGTGGATGCAGGATGCATGCGATGAAGTGTTGCGCATTTTGCACGAGTCGGCAGAGCGGGTGCAGTCGCAGTTGGCGGCGCATCGGGCGGCGCGGGTTGGGTAG
- a CDS encoding DUF4440 domain-containing protein, with protein MPGRRLNIPAPEAMILFVDIAPPPLWEHLLLERPWPLVVALLVGAILIRYVARQRRQPVMGHVALGLAIAAGGVLALAWTVTTDRQLLERHTRQLVAATESPGDFSVIDRLLAPDAVLTGPDGDVWMNLSAIRNQLEQAIDRYTIDDQIIRDIGAEVTGDNRARSAFDLRTYSGAQAGLPTRSTWTLHWRRGDDGEWRITRVQWDSFMDRPPSRSLW; from the coding sequence ATGCCCGGCCGCCGCTTGAACATCCCCGCTCCAGAGGCGATGATCCTATTTGTGGACATCGCACCCCCGCCGCTGTGGGAACATCTGCTGCTCGAACGGCCGTGGCCGCTCGTCGTCGCCCTGCTCGTCGGCGCGATCCTCATCCGCTACGTCGCCCGGCAGCGCCGACAGCCCGTCATGGGCCACGTCGCCCTGGGCCTGGCCATCGCCGCCGGCGGTGTGCTCGCCCTCGCGTGGACCGTCACCACCGACCGCCAACTGCTCGAACGCCACACCCGCCAGCTCGTCGCCGCCACCGAATCGCCCGGCGACTTCAGCGTCATCGACCGCCTGCTCGCCCCCGACGCGGTGCTCACCGGGCCCGACGGCGACGTGTGGATGAACCTGTCCGCCATCCGCAATCAACTCGAACAGGCCATCGACCGTTACACCATCGACGACCAGATCATCCGCGACATCGGCGCGGAAGTCACCGGCGACAACCGCGCCCGCTCCGCCTTCGATCTGCGCACCTACAGCGGCGCCCAGGCCGGCCTGCCCACACGCAGCACATGGACGCTGCACTGGCGTCGCGGCGACGACGGCGAATGGCGCATTACCCGCGTCCAGTGGGACTCATTCATGGACCGCCCGCCCAGCCGCAGCCTGTGGTAG
- a CDS encoding DUF6263 family protein, giving the protein MTFRIHPLRRSPAWLALLAMPALLLMAMPAIAPAQDAPAAIDLRPDWQVGQTARYEIWSHRQRRTTMSMGGESHEVNVTMVTEGEVTWTVDRVNDDGSATCTMVLDWLSMTVTDNEGGQQIIDSRRGSGDVPAMHQALQAMAGQPVRFEIASDGSVDSVAGVNTIRQRTEAEPMAPEDRDFVRSATELALLIAAPDNANPGQTWQTRHAWSHEAGTMHYNIRHTLNDVGEVEGIPVATVYSEAQLELEVDDADMPPDAPPIDIRMTQGSRQGQVIFDLQRREAVGRNSLEQTTIEVTVRMPEQTLRQRIDETIQGQALRISEE; this is encoded by the coding sequence ATGACGTTTCGCATCCACCCGCTTCGCCGTTCGCCCGCGTGGCTCGCATTGCTCGCCATGCCCGCCCTGCTGCTAATGGCCATGCCCGCCATCGCGCCGGCGCAGGACGCCCCCGCCGCCATCGACCTCCGCCCCGACTGGCAGGTCGGCCAGACCGCCCGCTATGAAATCTGGTCCCATCGCCAACGACGAACCACCATGTCCATGGGCGGCGAGTCGCACGAGGTCAACGTCACCATGGTCACCGAAGGCGAAGTCACGTGGACTGTCGACCGCGTCAACGACGACGGCTCAGCCACGTGCACCATGGTCCTCGACTGGCTGAGCATGACCGTCACCGACAACGAAGGCGGCCAGCAGATCATCGACTCGCGACGCGGCAGCGGCGACGTCCCCGCGATGCACCAGGCGCTGCAAGCCATGGCCGGCCAACCCGTCCGCTTCGAGATCGCCTCCGATGGCAGCGTCGATTCCGTCGCCGGCGTTAACACCATCCGCCAGCGCACGGAGGCCGAGCCGATGGCCCCCGAAGATCGCGATTTCGTCCGCTCCGCAACCGAACTCGCCCTGCTCATCGCCGCGCCCGACAACGCCAACCCCGGCCAGACCTGGCAGACCCGCCACGCCTGGAGCCACGAAGCCGGCACGATGCACTACAACATCCGCCACACGCTCAACGACGTCGGCGAAGTCGAAGGCATCCCCGTCGCCACCGTCTACAGCGAAGCGCAGCTTGAGCTTGAAGTTGACGACGCGGACATGCCCCCCGACGCCCCGCCGATCGACATCCGCATGACGCAAGGCTCACGGCAGGGCCAGGTCATCTTCGACCTGCAACGCCGTGAAGCCGTGGGTCGAAACAGTCTCGAACAGACGACCATCGAGGTCACGGTGCGCATGCCCGAGCAGACACTGCGACAGCGCATCGACGAGACGATCCAAGGCCAGGCCCTTCGCATCTCGGAAGAGTAA
- a CDS encoding MBL fold metallo-hydrolase — translation MSNKLHIETFTLGDWMTNCYVLYTDSGACWLVDVGFGPEAMFSFINRQDLTPQRVVLTHAHVDHIAGLPELRLHWPDLPMFIHEAEREFPGDTVLNLSIALADPVVAPEPTGTFKHGDVLELDDVKFEVRHTPGHSPGGVCLYQREHGVAIVGDTLFAGSVGRHDFPTSDGNALMTSIREQLLTLPDETRVLPGHGPTTTIGEERRTNPFLQ, via the coding sequence ATGAGTAACAAGCTGCACATTGAAACGTTCACGCTCGGCGACTGGATGACCAACTGCTACGTACTGTACACGGACAGCGGCGCGTGCTGGTTGGTGGACGTGGGGTTCGGGCCGGAGGCGATGTTCAGTTTTATCAATCGACAGGACCTGACGCCTCAGCGGGTCGTGTTGACGCACGCGCATGTGGATCACATCGCCGGCCTGCCGGAGCTGCGATTGCACTGGCCCGACCTGCCGATGTTCATTCATGAAGCGGAGCGCGAGTTCCCCGGCGACACGGTGCTCAACCTCTCGATTGCACTGGCCGACCCGGTGGTCGCCCCCGAGCCGACGGGGACGTTCAAGCATGGCGATGTGCTGGAACTGGACGATGTGAAATTCGAAGTCCGCCACACGCCCGGCCACAGCCCCGGCGGGGTCTGCCTCTATCAGCGCGAGCACGGCGTGGCGATCGTGGGCGATACGCTGTTCGCCGGCTCCGTCGGCCGACATGACTTCCCCACCTCGGACGGCAACGCGCTGATGACCAGCATTCGCGAACAACTGCTCACCTTACCCGACGAGACACGCGTCCTGCCCGGCCATGGCCCAACGACCACGATCGGCGAGGAGCGGCGGACCAATCCGTTTTTGCAATGA
- a CDS encoding DUF429 domain-containing protein has protein sequence MSNFDYFGGVDFSGGREPLANLWSAVGVERDDRLHIVDLRPHAFREDLRHFLCHPPIDAERGLWGMDFPFSLPCAVSDALMNHEGPATWQAQVEWLAFQTPGDVETMAKPHRQTLRAIDPPGAMAALNLRLLKQTVAGARLLNELLHQEGAAVAPQMPIGTAKCVFIEVYPSATAKDLSLKGRKPNRPGQARARPEMLEPWLRFEHPSLAATAVTLEDAWDAVIACLTAWLVRDDLNQPTRVGKHEPAAVEREGWMYRHPEAV, from the coding sequence GTGAGCAACTTTGATTACTTCGGCGGCGTGGACTTCAGCGGCGGCCGCGAACCGCTGGCGAACCTGTGGTCGGCCGTCGGCGTCGAGCGGGACGACCGCCTGCACATCGTCGACCTCCGCCCGCACGCGTTTCGCGAAGATCTGCGCCATTTCCTCTGCCATCCGCCGATCGACGCCGAGCGCGGGCTGTGGGGTATGGACTTTCCGTTCAGCCTGCCTTGCGCGGTGAGCGATGCGCTGATGAACCACGAAGGGCCAGCCACCTGGCAGGCGCAGGTGGAGTGGTTGGCGTTTCAAACGCCCGGCGATGTTGAAACAATGGCCAAACCTCACCGACAGACGTTGCGGGCGATCGACCCGCCCGGCGCGATGGCGGCACTGAACCTCCGCCTGCTCAAGCAGACGGTCGCGGGCGCTCGACTTTTAAATGAATTGTTGCATCAGGAAGGCGCAGCCGTCGCGCCGCAGATGCCGATCGGCACGGCGAAGTGCGTGTTCATCGAGGTGTACCCCTCGGCGACGGCGAAGGACTTGAGCTTGAAAGGCCGTAAGCCCAACCGCCCCGGCCAGGCGCGGGCTCGGCCGGAGATGCTCGAACCCTGGCTGCGGTTTGAACACCCGAGCCTCGCGGCCACCGCGGTGACGCTGGAAGACGCGTGGGATGCGGTGATCGCCTGCCTCACCGCCTGGCTGGTGCGCGACGACCTAAACCAGCCGACGCGCGTGGGCAAACATGAGCCCGCGGCGGTTGAACGCGAAGGGTGGATGTATCGGCATCCGGAGGCGGTGTGA